The following proteins are co-located in the Candidatus Margulisiibacteriota bacterium genome:
- a CDS encoding M48 family metallopeptidase, with product MGDNVKGSSVNPGLISRMMRCRLGAEHGFLDRNHPLIPYPETVLNRLSIANPGITPRLFVLEHGREINCFALPDASVVATVGLFNAVRTEDELAFVFAHELTHISNRHGQIFCRDIIDGKWSISQATGRKRIHEYEADLGATASWLSRSGYHPLAGATFLENLQNMIPAGRTSGWDTTHGDLADRRLNILSLRLFLDLKGIEGLHTPIDPGWSLLVTDYLSNLGDNNPYKRIRQNILDSALSPVATDLDKLCSNAVNGSDEDWTRINQVLLELYEDLDREIKRCKAVEPNREKTTTFDLGLSPYKIRLEKSPALYRRHLGSANLIVDKLFREMSSRTGDADNSEMSAFLIAVLYFGSDIPFFSLMSHGIQSLDYRLSNGTYVGQAATEFLLDEGIEGFARLLDPERFRQAGVPYLSYSDTAEQKAVWFMNYCAGQAELFYDQGTGEFVPERYFRASMELFKVLNGLYHAINGEALDEALMVKLTRSNMLRYASLKDTSDFFGMSQAQGLRLLTAFAFEGSDPERMALLQEELGPFNANGTDPCRTLSSCIINRSSDKDKDSWLAPYLEQFSPENLVRDLKTLLSDVSEDAAFNIVDWVCVFFLDNEELSRIISMDFLEGLAGVISKYVPLHDKCVRLMMLVRDVFVTACVRQCPLDDDFMQHAARLTELIYSLRPDITPEQLYGQGDHSISVPLLHFCIIDDALRAIDAEGFDACFAKLGRVLSLIPFDARRAALYAIENELVEPDFYSRLAFNIQNLIKRLLPKAEGCPERMLTLSRLFMDAQNRACVADHAVFQMISGGGFEDACDLLFGRDASGMEPQ from the coding sequence ATGGGTGATAATGTTAAAGGTTCGTCCGTTAACCCCGGACTGATTTCAAGGATGATGCGTTGCCGTTTGGGAGCTGAGCATGGATTTCTTGACAGAAACCATCCTCTTATCCCTTATCCGGAAACTGTGCTTAACAGGTTGTCCATAGCAAACCCGGGCATTACTCCAAGGTTGTTTGTTCTTGAGCATGGGAGAGAGATAAACTGTTTTGCTCTTCCTGATGCAAGCGTGGTGGCGACGGTAGGGCTGTTTAATGCAGTTAGAACAGAGGATGAACTTGCGTTTGTTTTTGCCCATGAGCTGACCCATATCTCAAATAGGCACGGCCAGATCTTTTGCAGGGATATTATTGATGGTAAGTGGTCTATTTCGCAAGCCACGGGAAGAAAAAGAATTCATGAATATGAAGCTGACCTTGGGGCTACTGCCTCTTGGCTTTCCAGGTCAGGCTATCATCCGCTGGCGGGTGCCACATTTTTAGAAAACCTTCAGAATATGATCCCTGCTGGTCGTACATCCGGCTGGGATACTACTCATGGCGATCTTGCTGATCGCAGGCTCAATATCCTTTCTCTCAGATTGTTCCTGGACCTCAAAGGGATAGAAGGCCTGCATACCCCGATAGATCCGGGCTGGTCGCTGTTGGTAACGGATTACCTGTCAAACCTGGGCGATAACAATCCCTACAAAAGGATTCGCCAAAATATCCTTGACAGCGCTTTAAGCCCCGTTGCCACCGACCTTGATAAACTCTGTTCAAATGCTGTAAATGGTTCTGATGAAGACTGGACAAGGATAAACCAAGTCCTCTTGGAACTATACGAAGATCTCGACAGGGAAATTAAAAGATGCAAGGCTGTTGAGCCAAATCGAGAAAAGACGACAACTTTTGATTTAGGTTTGAGTCCGTACAAAATTAGACTGGAGAAAAGTCCTGCTTTGTACAGAAGACATTTGGGGAGTGCAAATCTAATCGTTGATAAACTGTTTAGAGAAATGAGTTCAAGAACGGGGGACGCCGATAACAGCGAAATGAGCGCTTTTCTTATAGCTGTCCTGTATTTTGGGTCTGACATACCTTTTTTCTCGCTTATGAGCCACGGTATCCAATCGCTAGACTACCGCTTAAGCAACGGTACATATGTTGGGCAGGCTGCCACCGAGTTTTTATTGGACGAAGGCATAGAAGGATTTGCCAGGCTGCTTGACCCGGAGCGTTTCAGGCAGGCAGGAGTACCTTATCTTTCATATTCGGACACAGCCGAGCAAAAGGCCGTATGGTTCATGAACTACTGTGCCGGGCAGGCGGAACTGTTTTATGATCAAGGAACCGGCGAATTCGTTCCGGAAAGATATTTTAGGGCATCAATGGAATTGTTTAAAGTCTTGAACGGGTTGTATCACGCGATTAACGGTGAAGCCTTGGACGAAGCACTGATGGTAAAGCTGACCAGATCTAACATGCTTAGATACGCATCTTTAAAAGATACATCCGATTTTTTTGGCATGAGCCAAGCACAGGGTCTCCGGCTTTTGACAGCTTTCGCTTTTGAAGGCAGCGACCCAGAAAGGATGGCCTTGCTGCAAGAAGAACTGGGGCCTTTTAATGCGAACGGGACAGATCCATGCCGCACTCTATCCTCATGCATCATAAATAGATCGTCCGATAAGGATAAAGACAGCTGGCTTGCTCCTTATCTGGAGCAGTTCAGCCCGGAAAACCTGGTCAGGGATCTCAAAACATTGTTGTCCGATGTCTCCGAGGATGCGGCGTTTAACATAGTTGATTGGGTTTGCGTTTTCTTTTTGGATAATGAAGAATTGTCCAGGATAATAAGCATGGATTTTCTCGAAGGGCTTGCCGGTGTCATTTCCAAGTATGTGCCTCTGCATGATAAATGCGTAAGGCTAATGATGTTAGTAAGAGATGTCTTTGTGACAGCTTGCGTCCGCCAATGCCCGCTGGATGATGATTTTATGCAACATGCTGCCCGGTTAACGGAACTTATCTATTCTTTGAGACCCGATATTACCCCCGAACAATTGTATGGTCAAGGCGATCATAGTATTTCTGTCCCGCTGCTTCATTTTTGCATAATAGATGATGCCTTACGGGCTATTGATGCAGAAGGTTTTGATGCCTGCTTTGCTAAACTGGGCAGAGTGCTGTCCCTGATACCTTTTGATGCCAGAAGAGCTGCTCTCTATGCCATTGAGAACGAATTGGTCGAGCCGGATTTTTATTCCCGTCTTGCTTTTAACATTCAGAACCTGATAAAGAGGCTTTTGCCAAAGGCTGAAGGTTGTCCCGAAAGGATGCTGACCCTGAGCCGCCTGTTCATGGACGCGCAGAACAGGGCCTGTGTTGCTGATCATGCAGTTTTTCAAATGATATCCGGTGGCGGATTCGAAGATGCCTGCGATCTGCTGTTTGGCAGAGACGC